A genome region from Neptunomonas japonica JAMM 1380 includes the following:
- a CDS encoding thiamine-binding protein: MSESNTPYDEVFLAFQVIPRLKEGNNFEVVDKAIAVVKAAGVSFQVGAMETTMKGELNQLLDIVKAAQQACYDAGALEVITNIKIHSKTPAATDTFCTYDRGVTAANHMFVDK, encoded by the coding sequence ATGTCAGAATCTAATACACCATACGATGAAGTATTTTTAGCTTTTCAAGTTATCCCGCGGTTAAAAGAGGGAAATAACTTTGAGGTAGTCGACAAAGCAATAGCCGTAGTCAAAGCCGCAGGCGTGTCTTTTCAAGTAGGAGCAATGGAAACAACAATGAAGGGCGAATTGAATCAACTATTGGATATTGTAAAAGCGGCACAGCAAGCCTGTTATGATGCGGGAGCTTTAGAGGTTATTACCAACATAAAAATTCACAGTAAAACGCCTGCAGCTACAGACACTTTTTGTACCTATGATCGAGGTGTTACAGCAGCAAATCACATGTTTGTGGATAAATAA